The Polaribacter sp. KT25b genome contains the following window.
ACAAACAAGTTCAAGAAAAACTAAAATAACAAATAATTTATTTCGCTTAAAATCAACAGTTTAATTTTATGAATAAACTGAATAGGATATTTATGCTAAAATTTAGCCTCTAAATGTGTTTAATTTTTATTAACTAAAACTAATTTATTATGAGAAAAATTTATTTTATTTATGTGTTATTCGCACTAATTTGTAACACAGCTTTCGCCCAATTTAAAGATGGTGGAATTAATTACGAAATAGTAAGCAATATTACAATGACTGCCCAAGTAGGTAGTAATAACGAATTAACAGGAGATATTGTAATTCCTGAAACAGTAACAGACGGAACAAATACCTACACTGTTGTTTCTTTAAAAGGATGGGCTTTTGCTCAAGGTGAAGCAGCAGTATCTTCTATAACAAGTATTTCTTTGCCAAATACAGTTGCAAGTATTTCTAATGATGCTTTTGCAAACAATACCTTATTAACTTCTGTAAGTCTTGGAGAAGGTTTAACTTATATTGGAGTAGGTGCATTTTACAAAGCTGGGTTAAAAAGCATAAGTATTCCCAACTCTGTAACTACCATAGATAATGTAGCTTTTTTTGCAAATATAGCTTTAGAAGAAATTAATTTTGGAAGTAGTTTAACTTCTGTAGGAAGTCAAGCATTTGCTTATTGTAACCCATTGTCTAGTGTAAGCAGTTCTGCAATTACACCACCATCTTTAAATGCAAATTCATTTGAAGGTTTAGTATTAGCTAATATTAATTTATCTGTACCAAGTGAAAGCGTATCAACATATTCAAGTTCATCAAACTGGCAAGGCTTTAATATTGGAGTGTTAAATACAAATGTTTTTGAAAAAGAATATTTAATTACAGTTTACCCTAACCCTGTATTTAAAGAACTTCGAATTAATATACCACAAAATATAGTTTTGAAAAGTATCAAAATTTACGATATTAAGGGGCGATTAATTTTAGTTGAAGATAGCAACAAAATAGATGTTCAAAATTTATCAAAAGGACAATATTTTACACTCATAGAAACGAATAAGGGTAAATCTATCAAAAGATTTATAAAAAGTTAAGGTTTTCTATAATACTAATTATAGATAGTTTTTTAACTTAGAATTATCAAACCTAACATTAAATAGTATTGTAATTTTTAACAGTTATTAATGTATTACTAAATATGAGTTTAAGGGTAGAATTTGTTTTTTTACTATTTGTAAATTAGTTCATTTTTTTGATAAAAAAATCTATAAGAGCATTTGAATTCAAAAAATCTCACAATCTAAATTTTGTGAGATTTTTTAATTTAAAATAAAAGCATAGTTGATTTGCTCTAAAGATATAAAATCGTTGTCTGAAGTTTTTTTTAATAATAAGAGTTTTTTTAAATCTTCAATTTCTTCTAAACTAAAAATCAAAATTAAATTTTGATGTAATGTTGTTACAGGGATTTTTCTTTTTTTAGTGGTTGATGCATAATAATTTTGCCAGTAATTTACATCTATATTTGCAATATATTTTCTGAATTCTAAAAGTTGATTTTTATCAAATTGAAAATAGACATTATTAAACGTTAATGCATAATTTTTACAACCATAGCAAACTGCAAGTTCTCCATTTTTTACACTTGATATTATTTTAGAATTCTGACACATACATTTTAATTTAGTAACAATCTGTTTTAATTTGATAATTCTCTTTAAAAGCTTTTAACGATTTTTTTAAAGAATTTTCTGTAATATTACTTAATAATTCAGTAACTCCTTTTTGCATAGACAAAGACCCACAAATTAAAATTTCGCCTCCAGATTTTAAAGTGTTTGCTATTAAATCAGAATGATTTTTTAAAAGATCTTGTACATAAAACTTCTCTTTTTGTTCTTGAGAAAAAGCAGCATTAAAAGATGTTAAAGCTTTATTTTCTAAAGAAGTATTTATGTAATTTTTATAAATTTCTAATGATTTTTTTGTTCTTCCTCCCCAAAATAAATGAACTTTTCCTTTTGATTTTTTCTCATTTATCATTCCTAAAAAAGGAGCAATTCCAGTTCCGTTGGCAATTAAAATTACTCCTTTTGCTTTTTTGGGAAAATGAAAGTTTTCATTTTTTTGAATATTAGCTACAACTATATCTTTCTTGTTTAGATTGTTTAAATTGTTAGAACAAAGGCCAAATTCGTGTTTTTTTATGCTTAATAAAATTGTGTTATCAATTTTTGCAATAGAATATAAACGACTCCTAGTCTCTCCTTTAGGAGTAATAGAAAGCAGATCTCCAGACTCAAATTTTATTTTTTTTGATGGTTTTAGTTCAATTAAAAAAGTATCATCAATATTTATTTCAGGTTTATTGATAACTGTAAAAATTTGTTCTTTAAAATTTTTTTTGTCTAAATCTTCTTGATTAATAAGTAAATTTAATTTGTAAAAAGAACTCCATTCTTTTAGCCAATTTTCAAAATCCACAAATGATTGATTATTAATTTTAAAAAGAGGTAATATTGGCACAAATTTTTGATGTAGTTGTAAACTAGCTTGCACTAAAATGGCGAACTTACAATATTCTTTATATGATTTTGATCCAAAGCCAATTACAGAGAGTTTTAGTATCCTTTTCTGATATGTTTTTTCAATTAATTTAATAAATTTAGTAGCATTTACAGGCGCTTCACCTTCTCCGTAAGTTGCTGCGAATATGATGATGTTTTCTGCTTTTTCGTAAGTAGTGTATTGGTTTAAATCTGATAAATAAACGCTTTTACCAGCAATTAATAATGCGTTATAAAATGCATTTGCAAAATTAAAAGTGCTACCTGTTTCTGAACCTACCAAAATGATAAACTCTACTTCATCTTTATGAAACTTGTTTTTAATTTCGAATTTATTTTTTTTCCTTTTTAAAGACATAGAAAATCCAGAGAAAACAAAAAATAGAATAGCAAAACAAGCTAATAATAAAACAATAGACCATAAAATAGATCCTTTACCTGTATGAAGCAATAAGCTATAATATGAACCAAAAGCAACTAAAGGTTCTTTTTTCTGACTTACAATTTGCCCTGTAAATTGTTGAATTGCAACTTCTTTATTCGCAAGTTTTACAAAGAAATAATCTTCTTCATCTTTAGAAAATGGAAATTCTATTTTCTTAACTTCATCTAATTTAGTTGATTTAAAAAACTCAAAATCAGCTAAATTAATATTTGAAGCATTTTTTTTCTGAGTAATATTTTGATGAGAAGAAGTGTCTTTTGGTAATAAAGAAAATTTTTCTAAAGACAAATAAACACCTGTTATTGTTATAATTACAATAGGAATTAAAGTGTATCTACCAATAATTATATGATAATATTGATTAAAATCTTCTTTAATAATTTTAGAAAAGAACTTAGAAAATCCACCTTGTCTTTTCGCTATTAAAATAACGCCAGTTGCACTAATTAAAAAAAGTAAAAAAGAAACAAAACCAATAATAAATCTTCCCGTAGATTTTAAAAATAAAGAACGATGCAAGTTGGTTGCAAATTCAAAAATGGGCTTCTTTTCTAAAATTTCACTGATTTTTTCTCCTGTTTTTGGGTTGATATAAAAAGTATCACTTTTACCATCTTTTAAAACAACATTTGCGGAAACAAAATTATTTTCGTCAATTTCTAAAGTAATTATTTCATCATATTTTTCGTTCAAAACAGATAGTGTTTCAGAAACAGAAACAGCATCAATAGAAACAATATTATATGGATTTAGCTTTTCAGAAATAGGCTCAAAAGCTAAAATAATTCCTGTAATAGAAGCAATTATAATAAATAAAACAGAAGATATAGCCAACGTTAAGTGACTATATCTCCAAATAGAAATTGTCATTTAGAAATTTATTGAGGATTAAATTTTATTATTTTTACCAATTTTACAAAGAAAAAATCTTTAGATTTCTTAATCGTTTAATTTGTAAAATTCGTGTTATCTTAACTTATTGTGGCATCATTCTTACATAACGAATAAACCCTTTTCCTTCAATTTTAGATTTCACATTTTCTGAAGTTAAATCAAATTCTACATCATCTTTATGATATTCTTGGTCTTCTACAGCAGTTTCAAAACGGATTTTATATCCTTTATTAAGCTTGTCATTATCTATTCTGATAACACTAATTGTTCTTTGCCCTCCGCTTATAGTTGCACCAGTAATTGCATCAATATCAGCTCTTTTTTTTCCTTGAAAAGTCCACCATTCTGTAATGTCAAAATACCATTCATCATCATCTCCTTGCACGTATAATGTTTTTTCATATTCTCCTTTTGGGTTTAATAATGAGACTACTACATAAGCGCCTTCACCAGTATAATTTTTCATTTGAATCATACATTTGTAAGGAGAACTTTCGCTAAATTTTTTAAAGCTGAACAATGTTGAAATCAATATTAAAAAAGCGGAAGTTATAAGTATTGTTTTTTTAGTTTTCATTTAGAGTTTATTTTAAAAAGTTGATATCTTGTTTTTTTAACAATTCATTTTCTGATGCTAAATCAAAAAGAGTTTCATCATAATCTGTTTTTACATTTATATCTGCTCCAATACTTATTAAATATTTAATAATTTCTGTGTTTTTTGCTTTCATTACAGCAATTTGTAAAGCAGATAAACCGTCTTCATTTTTTGTGTTTACATCAATATTAAAGCTCGATAATCTTTGTAATAAAGCCAAATTATTTTCGCTTGTTGCAATGTGTAATAAAGTATTTCCTTTATTTTGAAGTTGATTTATAACTAGTCCATTTTTTTCTAAAAGGATTAATTTTTGTTCAAATACTTCAGGTTTCTTAGTACTAAAATTACGAATCAAATAATATGAAAGTGTATTTCCTTCCTTATCAATTGTATTAATATCTGCTTTATTCTTTAATAAAAATTCAATTACATCAACCGAATTTCTATTTACTGAATTTGTTAAAGCAGAAACTCCATTTTTATTTTTTAGGTTGATGTCTTTTACATATTTAGATAAAAATGTTACAATTTCTAAAGAGTTATTACTTGCAGCATTTATAAATGGCGAATTACCATCTTTGTCTTGTAAATTAATAGAAACACCTTTATTAATAAAGTATTTAAAACTTGCAAGATCTTTATTGTTTCTTGCTATATAATGTAATGGATTTCTATTATTTGCATCTACAATATTTGGTTTTATTCCATTTTTTTCTAAAAACAGATATGTTTCTAATTTGTTTTGGCTTCTTCTAGATCCATTTGCCGCAAAAATCATTGCATTTTTTCCTTTATTAACTTCTCTATTTAAAAGTATTTTTAAGAATTGAATATTACCTCCTTTTGCAGCATATTCAAAAAGTCCATTATCGTTAATATCTTTATCATTTAAAGTAGCACCTTTTGATATAAAATAATCTACTAATTTATCATCTTTTAAATGTGAAGCAATCAACAAAAGCGCATTAGCATCATCATGATTTTTTTCTTTTGTAATATCTGCGCCAACTTTAAAAGCATATTCATATACTTCTTTTTTTAATTGACCAGTAGAAGCTGCAAAATTCATATAAGTATTACCATGAGTATCAATTACATCTGTTTGTGCTCCTTTGGCAATTAAGTGTTTCATGATTTCTACATTGCCTTTGTATGCTGCCCAAAAGATATACGTTCTACCATCGTGTGTTAGTTTATTTACTCCATTTCCTTTTTTTGATAAAAGATATTTAATGGTTTTATTGTCTGTTTTCTCTAAAATAGCATACATAGTACCATCAAAAGCATTGATGTTTAAGGCAGTAAGATCATTGCCTTCATCAATTTTTTGATCTATAATTGTAATACTAGGATTTGTTTTCCAAAAACTTCTATCATGGAAAATAT
Protein-coding sequences here:
- a CDS encoding leucine-rich repeat domain-containing protein, with product MRKIYFIYVLFALICNTAFAQFKDGGINYEIVSNITMTAQVGSNNELTGDIVIPETVTDGTNTYTVVSLKGWAFAQGEAAVSSITSISLPNTVASISNDAFANNTLLTSVSLGEGLTYIGVGAFYKAGLKSISIPNSVTTIDNVAFFANIALEEINFGSSLTSVGSQAFAYCNPLSSVSSSAITPPSLNANSFEGLVLANINLSVPSESVSTYSSSSNWQGFNIGVLNTNVFEKEYLITVYPNPVFKELRINIPQNIVLKSIKIYDIKGRLILVEDSNKIDVQNLSKGQYFTLIETNKGKSIKRFIKS
- a CDS encoding DUF6686 family protein — protein: MCQNSKIISSVKNGELAVCYGCKNYALTFNNVYFQFDKNQLLEFRKYIANIDVNYWQNYYASTTKKRKIPVTTLHQNLILIFSLEEIEDLKKLLLLKKTSDNDFISLEQINYAFILN
- a CDS encoding PepSY domain-containing protein, translated to MTISIWRYSHLTLAISSVLFIIIASITGIILAFEPISEKLNPYNIVSIDAVSVSETLSVLNEKYDEIITLEIDENNFVSANVVLKDGKSDTFYINPKTGEKISEILEKKPIFEFATNLHRSLFLKSTGRFIIGFVSFLLFLISATGVILIAKRQGGFSKFFSKIIKEDFNQYYHIIIGRYTLIPIVIITITGVYLSLEKFSLLPKDTSSHQNITQKKNASNINLADFEFFKSTKLDEVKKIEFPFSKDEEDYFFVKLANKEVAIQQFTGQIVSQKKEPLVAFGSYYSLLLHTGKGSILWSIVLLLACFAILFFVFSGFSMSLKRKKNKFEIKNKFHKDEVEFIILVGSETGSTFNFANAFYNALLIAGKSVYLSDLNQYTTYEKAENIIIFAATYGEGEAPVNATKFIKLIEKTYQKRILKLSVIGFGSKSYKEYCKFAILVQASLQLHQKFVPILPLFKINNQSFVDFENWLKEWSSFYKLNLLINQEDLDKKNFKEQIFTVINKPEINIDDTFLIELKPSKKIKFESGDLLSITPKGETRSRLYSIAKIDNTILLSIKKHEFGLCSNNLNNLNKKDIVVANIQKNENFHFPKKAKGVILIANGTGIAPFLGMINEKKSKGKVHLFWGGRTKKSLEIYKNYINTSLENKALTSFNAAFSQEQKEKFYVQDLLKNHSDLIANTLKSGGEILICGSLSMQKGVTELLSNITENSLKKSLKAFKENYQIKTDCY
- a CDS encoding DUF2271 domain-containing protein, which translates into the protein MKTKKTILITSAFLILISTLFSFKKFSESSPYKCMIQMKNYTGEGAYVVVSLLNPKGEYEKTLYVQGDDDEWYFDITEWWTFQGKKRADIDAITGATISGGQRTISVIRIDNDKLNKGYKIRFETAVEDQEYHKDDVEFDLTSENVKSKIEGKGFIRYVRMMPQ
- a CDS encoding ankyrin repeat domain-containing protein, yielding MIKSIKITLLLLLISFSVSAQKNNIFHDRSFWKTNPSITIIDQKIDEGNDLTALNINAFDGTMYAILEKTDNKTIKYLLSKKGNGVNKLTHDGRTYIFWAAYKGNVEIMKHLIAKGAQTDVIDTHGNTYMNFAASTGQLKKEVYEYAFKVGADITKEKNHDDANALLLIASHLKDDKLVDYFISKGATLNDKDINDNGLFEYAAKGGNIQFLKILLNREVNKGKNAMIFAANGSRRSQNKLETYLFLEKNGIKPNIVDANNRNPLHYIARNNKDLASFKYFINKGVSINLQDKDGNSPFINAASNNSLEIVTFLSKYVKDINLKNKNGVSALTNSVNRNSVDVIEFLLKNKADINTIDKEGNTLSYYLIRNFSTKKPEVFEQKLILLEKNGLVINQLQNKGNTLLHIATSENNLALLQRLSSFNIDVNTKNEDGLSALQIAVMKAKNTEIIKYLISIGADINVKTDYDETLFDLASENELLKKQDINFLK